One genomic segment of Anser cygnoides isolate HZ-2024a breed goose chromosome 20, Taihu_goose_T2T_genome, whole genome shotgun sequence includes these proteins:
- the LOC136786709 gene encoding basic proline-rich protein-like, with the protein MYGCSPHKQLQVGANFLFKAGPPGSAARRGRAAEAFGGERERGRRRSAGLGRPLAPERTHGARPGSSAASRAPRPGSHSPAGLGVSRIAGRDPGCSARRDRRGFRGPASAGNAAPPGRASASRSPGGPGQPFRFLPGGGGTGGRGRGPLRLLPAGGAPRASRPSPVAAARGAAGVPGGRAGSSRAGGLGPVLPPEGLPPEGLPPEGLPPEGLPPEGLPPEGLPPEGLPPEGLPPEGLPPEGLPPEGLPPEGLPPEGLPPEGLPPEGLPPEGLPPEGLPRRPRALSVRPRAGADRGRPRFSPGGARSAAPGARPAGVPEPPAGSGATAVPEKTALRCENFLVTLPAI; encoded by the exons ATGTATGGTTGTTCACCACATAAACAATTGCAGGTGGGAGcaaactttcttttcaaagc AGGTCCTCCGGGGAGCGCCGCCCGGCGGGGAAGGGCCGCAGAAGCTTTCGGCGGGGAAAGGGAGCGGGGACGACGGCGGAGCGCAGGCCTCGGTCGCCCCCTGGCCCCAGAGCGGACCCACGGAGCCAGGCCCGGCAGCAGCGCGGCCTCCCGCGCTCCGCGCCCAGGCAGCCACTCACCTGCGGGCCTCGGCGTCTCTCGCATAGCGGGCCGCGACCCCGGCTGCAGCGCTCGGCGCGATCGACGCGGCTTCCGCGGCCCTGCCAGCGCCGGAAACGCCGCTCCCCCGGGAAGGGCTTCCGCATCCCGGTCACCTGGCGGCCCCGGGCAGCCCTTCCGCTTCCtgccggggggagggggcacgggggggcggggccgcggcccgtTGCGGCTGCTGCCGGCGGGCGGCGCCCCCCGCGCCTCGCGGCCGTCTCCGGTAGCAGCGGCGCGAGGAGCCGCTGGGGTCCCCGGAGGCCGTGCCGGTAGCAGCCGAGCTGGCGGCCTTGGGCCGGTGCTGCCGCCCGAGGGGCTGCCGCCCGAGGGGCTGCCGCCCGAGGGGCTGCCGCCCGAGGGGCTGCCGCCCGAGGGGCTGCCGCCCGAGGGGCTGCCGCCCGAGGGGCTGCCGCCCGAGGGGCTGCCGCCCGAGGGGCTGCCGCCCGAGGGGCTGCCGCCCGAGGGGCTGCCGCCCGAGGGGCTGCCGCCCGAGGGGCTGCCGCCCGAGGGGCTGCCGCCCGAGGGGCTGCCGCCCGAGGGGCTGCCGCCCGAGGGGCTGCCGCGACGGCCGCGAGCCCTCTCGGTCCGGCCCCGCGCCGGAGCAGACCGGGGGCGCCCGCGCTTTTCTCCCGGCGGCGCCCGTTCGGCTGCGCCCGGCGCTCGGCCCGCCGGCGTCCCCGAGCCTCCCGCGGGCAGCGGAGCCACGGCGGTGCCTGAGAAAACGGCCCTGCGCTGCGAGAATTTCCTCGTGACTCTGCCAGCAATTTAG
- the ZBTB43 gene encoding zinc finger and BTB domain-containing protein 43, with amino-acid sequence MESGSSSFRVEFPDFSSTILQKLNQQRQQGQLCDVSIVVQGHLFRAHKAVLAASSPYFCDQVLLKNSRRIVLPDVMNPRVFENILLSTYTGRLVMPAPEIVSYLTAASFLQMWHVVDKCTEVLEGNPTVLCQKMNHGSDHQSPSSSSYNGLAETFELGSGGQTEFHKVQELRDGENEEESSKDELSCQLTEHEYLPSNSSTEHDRLSTGMTSQDGEEGTSDSAEYQYTRPIYSKPSIMSHKRWIHVKPERFEQDCEGVDNPYDEHQVSESVNAIQADHSIQSSGVEDFHIADKKMEAEFDEQADESNYDEQVDFYGSSMEEFSGERADGNLSAHRQDLMIAAGYGEGIEMAAGIKEETSLTGFSHADKLYPCQCGKSFTHKSQRDRHMSMHLGLRPYGCGVCGKKFKMKHHLVGHMKIHTGIKPYECNICGKRFMWRDSFHRHVTSCTKSYQASKAEQSTTEMN; translated from the coding sequence ATGGAGTCTGGGTCAAGCTCTTTTCGAGTGGAATTTCCAGATTTTTCTAGCACCATTTTGCAGAAGTTAAATCAGCAGCGCCAGCAAGGACAATTATGTGATGTGTCCATCGTAGTTCAGGGCCATCTCTTCAGAGCCCATAAAGCTGTTCTTGCAGCTAGTTCACCTTACTTTTGTGATCAGGTTCTCCTAAAAAATAGCAGGCGAATAGTGCTGCCTGATGTGATGAATCCAAGAGTGTTTGAAAACATTCTTCTGTCTACGTATACAGGTCGACTGGTAATGCCTGCTCCAGAAATTGTTAGTTACTTGACGGCAGCAAGTTTCCTTCAAATGTGGCATGTAGTGGATAAATGCACCGAAGTGCTAGAGGGGAATCCAACAGTTCTCTGTCAGAAGATGAATCATGGCAGTGATCATCAGTCCCCAAGCAGTAGTAGTTACAATGGCCTTGCTGAAACCTTTGAACTCGGCTCTGGAGGACAGACGGAATTCCACAAAGTGCAGGAACTGAGGGATGgtgaaaatgaagaagagaGCTCTAAAGATGAACTGTCGTGTCAACTGACAGAACATGAGTACCTTCCCAGTAATTCTTCAACAGAACATGATAGACTTAGCACAGGAATGACAAGTCAGGATGGTGAAGAAGGAACTAGTGATAGTGCAGAGTATCAGTATACCAGACCTATATATAGCAAACCCAGCATCATGTCTCACAAGCGATGGATCCATGTGAAACCAGAAAGATTTGAACAAGACTGTGAAGGTGTTGATAATCCTTATGATGAACACCAAGTTTCTGAATCTGTGAATGCCATTCAGGCAGATCATTCAATCCAGTCTTCAGGTGTTGAAGACTTTCATATAGCTGACAAAAAGATGGAAGCAGAATTTGATGAACAGGCAGATGAAAGTAATTATGATGAACAAGTTGATTTCTATGGCTCTTCTATGGAAGAATTTTCTGGTGAAAGGGCAGATGGAAATTTAAGTGCTCACAGACAGGATCTTATGATAGCAGCAGGCTATGGTGAAGGAATTGAAATGGCTGCAGgaattaaagaagaaacatcCCTCACTGGATTCTCACATGCTGATAAGCTATATCCTTGTCAGTGTGGTAAAAGCTTTACACACAAAAGTCAGAGAGATCGGCATATGAGTATGCACCTTGGTCTTCGACCTTATGGCTGTGGTGTCTGTGGtaagaaattcaaaatgaaacaccATCTTGTTGGCCATATGAAAATTCATACAGGCATAAAACCGTACGAGTGTAACATCTGTGGGAAAAGATTTATGTGGCGGGACAGTTTTCACCGGCATGTGACCTCTTGTACCAAGTCATACCAAGCTTCTAAAGCTGAGCAGAGTACTACTGAGATGAACTGA